The following DNA comes from Gemella massiliensis.
AAGAATATGATAAGCTGAGGTAATCAAAATGGAAAATATGTATTTGTATCTTGATTGGATCCTTTTAATATTAATGTCACTTACATTTTGTCAACAATTATTTTCAAAGAAATTTAATCTTTATGGAATAATATCTATTCTTAGTTTGGCAGTTTATATAGCTTTACATTCATATAATACAGATATAAATATATTTGTTTTAGTGATGTTTTTAAGTGGAATAGCTCTTGTTGTTTTAGAAATGTTTGTTCCGGGCGGAATAATAGGAACGATAGGAATTATAACTTTGATAAGTGCGATAATTTATATCAACAACGCTACTTATAGCGTTACATTTATTATGGTTATAGCGATAATATTATTTATTGGTTTGTACATATTTAATAGACATATATTGAACA
Coding sequences within:
- a CDS encoding NfeD family protein, yielding MENMYLYLDWILLILMSLTFCQQLFSKKFNLYGIISILSLAVYIALHSYNTDINIFVLVMFLSGIALVVLEMFVPGGIIGTIGIITLISAIIYINNATYSVTFIMVIAIILFIGLYIFNRHILNKKLVFLNALVLKDAITTKDGYVAMESRAELLGKSLVAYTDLRPAGTAVLNDEKFDVVTDGDFIKKGDIIEVTHVEGMRIVVRKK